The window aatggaaacttactatttcaataattaaataatgttataaagTCGTATAAAAGGAAACCTTATAAAGATCAAAGTCCAAAgcctatatatgtatttgtcctctgtttatttttttaatctttgctAAACATTATATCGCCGATCAACGAAGAAGCACCAAAGTTACATATAGGTTTCCATTATACATTACAAActaaagaagcaaaacaagagAAGATGACAACAATTAGTAATGAAGAGAAACTGATGAGAACTCTGTCTCCGGTGACTACGGTGGGGAAgccgaaggaagaagaagaaggaaagcgAAGTGGAGAAGCAGCAcagaaagcagaagaagagtaCTGCACGACGCCTAAAGCAGAGGAGTTTAGGATTCCAAGGTCGCTAGAATGTCCGCCGGCTCCTAAACCTAAATGCCCGAGACGCGGAGATTATTCAACAATTACTTTTCAACctttataacttttattttatttttgggtgtaTCTTGGGAGGAACGAGTTAAATACTTATCGTTTTATAACACTTTAGTTGGTTTAATACATTATTGCGTTTTGGTGTTTGAATATGGTTTATGCGAACGAGTTGTTTTGGTGTCAACTGCGATTAAGAGAAGAAGACATAACAACAACATGCTGCATGCATGTTCCAAATAACAACACAATTTTCCAAATTGTAACCAAATAAGTGTAAATTAGTGGACTGGGAAGCACCGAAGCAGCGTTGTTGAAACGACAAACTACAAAGTATCAATGGACTAAAAAGGGAGCATAAGAAACAACCCATGTTTTAAAGACTGAAACTTTCAGAACCTTGAGGCTTCTTTATTAATAAATTGTTAGCAAAAgcaatttgaattttttgtttttccaaattcGGATATGAATCGCTGCTTACTTTGTTCAAAAGCCAAAAAACCTATaccgagggagagagagagtcgtTGGTGGAGCTAGTGATCCGACGATGACGCTCCTCCTTCTTCAGGCGGTGCTGGCCGCCTGGCCCTAAGCTTTTCTAACTATAATGCCCAATCAGTAAAAGAAAAGCCACACAACAGCCCATAGACTGCGTCTCTTATAGGCCCACTACTGATTGTAGTTTTAGGTACTACGTGGCAATTATGAACGTTGGAGCAGTATTCCAATTCTCTCGCAGACGCGCTTTTCCGTTTTTGAACAAATATCACTTTTTTCCTTAGGATTTGGACCAAAAATCTGCCTTTTAGGATTTGGAAATAGGTATCTTTTACTTAACAACCGTCGGATCAATCTCAAACCTAATCTAACGGTGAATTACACTTTACACAGGAACATTCTCGAACTCTCAACCTCTATAAAAACCCTGACCTGGTTGCTCTTTCTTCACAAACTCTCTAAAAACCTAAGCAGCTCTGAAAAGTTttcgtctctttcttcttaATAAGCTAAAAAATCCTTTGTGATAACAATGGCTGGTAAGGGAGAAGGTCCTGCGATCGGTATCGATCTTGGTACTACCTACTCTTGTGTTGGAGTGTGGCAACATGACCGTGTTGAGATCATTGCTAATGATCAAGGTAACCGGACCACGCCGTCTTACGTCGCTTTCACCGACACCGAGAGGCTGATCGGTGATGCTGCGAAGAACCAGGTCGCCATGAACCCTGTTAACACTGTCTTCGGTATGTATACTCTCTCATCTTATTTACATACATTGTTCTTAATTCTCTCTCTNNNNNNNNNNNNNNNNNNNNNNNNNNNNNNNNNNNNNNNNNNNNNNNNNNNNNNNNNNNNNNNNNNNNNNNNNNNNNNNNNNNNNNNNNNNNNNNNNNNNNNNNNNNNNNNNNNNNNNNNNNNNNNNNNNNNNNNNNNNNNNNNNNNNNNNNNNNNNNNNNNNNNNNNNNNNNNNNNNNNNNNNNNNNNNNNNNNNNNNNNNNNNNNNNNNNNNNNNNNNNNNNNNNNNNNNNNNNNNNNNNNNNNNNNNNNNNNNNNNNNNNNNNNNNNNNNNNNNNNNNNNNNNNNNNNNNNNNNNNNNNNNNNNNNNNNNNNNNNNNNNNNNNNNNNNNNNNNNNNNNNNNNNNNNNNNNNNNNNNNNNNNNNNNNNNNNNNNNNNNNNNNNNNNNNNNNNNNNNNNNNNNNNNNNNNNNNNNNNNNNNNNNNNNNNNNNNNNNNNNNNNNNNNNNNNNNNNNNNNNNNNNNNNNNNNNNNNNNNNNNNNNNNNNNNNNNNNNNNNNNNNNNNNNNNNNNNNNNNNNNNNNNNNNNNNNNNNNNNNNNNNNNNNNNNNNNNNNNNNNNNNNNNNNNNNNNNNNNNNNNNNNNNNNNNNNNNNNNNNNNNNNNNNNNNNNNNNNNNNNNNNNNNNNNNNNNNNNNNNNNNNNNNNNNNNNNNNNNNNNNNNNNNNNNNNNNNNNNNNNNNNNNNNNNNNNNNNNNNNNNNNNNNNNNNNNNNNNNNNNNNNNNNNNNNNNNNNNNNNNNNNNNNNNNNNNNNNNNNNNNNNNNNNNNNNNNNNNNNNNNNNNNNNNNNNNNNNNNNNNNNNNNNNNNNNNNNNNNNNNNNNNNNNNNNNNNNNNNNNNNNNNNNNNNNNNNNNNNNNNNNNNNNNNNNNNNNNNNNNNNNNNNNNNNNNNNNNNNNNNNNNNNNNNNNNNNNNNNNNNNNNNNNNNNNNNNNNNNNNNNNNNNNNNNNNNNNNNNNNNNNNNNNNNNNNNNNNNNNNNNNNNNNNNNNNNNNNNNNNNNNNNNNNNNNNNNNNNNNNNNNNNNNNNNNNNNNNNNNNNNNNNNNNNNNNNNNNNNNNNNNNNNNNNACTCATCTTGGTGGTGAAGATTTCGATAACAGAATGGTTAACCACTTTGTTCAAGAGTTTAAGAGGAAGAGCAAGCAGGACATCACTGGCCTCGCAAGACCCCTTAGGAGGCTGAGAACAGCTTGCGAGAGAGCAAAGAGAACTCTTTCTTCCACGGCGCAGACGACCATCGAGATTGACTCTCTCTACGGAGGAGCTGACCTCTTTGCTCCAATTACCCGTGCTAGATTCGAAGAGCTTAACATGGATCTTTTCAGGAAGTGTATGGAGCCTGTTGAGAAGTGTCTCCGTGATGCTAAGATGGACAAGAGCTCAGTCCATGAAGTTGTTCTTGTCGGTGGTTCCACCCGTATCCCCAAAGTTCAACAGCTTCTCCAAGATTTCTTCAATGGTAAAGAGCTCTGCAAGTCTATCAACCCTGACGAGGCTGTTGCATACGGTGCAGCCGTCCAGGGAGCTATTCTAAGCGGTGAAGGAAACGAAAAGGTTCAAGACCTTCTCTTGCTTGATGTCACTCCTCTCTCCCTCGGTCTTGAAACTGCTGGTGGTGTCATGACCACTTTGATCCAGAGAAACACAACCATCCCGACCAAGAAGGAGCAGGTCTTCTCCACTTACTCAGACAATCAGCCCGGCGTGTTGATCCAGGTGTTCGAAGGTGAGAGAGCCAGAACCAAGGACAACAACCTTCTCGGTAAATTCGAGCTCTCCGGAATCCCTCCGGCTCCACGTGGTGTGCCTCAGATCACCGTCTGCTTTGACATTGACGCAAATGGTATCCTCAACGTATCTGCTGAGGACAAGACCACCGGACAGAAGAACAAGATCACCATCACGAATGACAAGGGTCGCCTTTCTAAGGATGAGATCGAGAAGATGGTTCAAGAAGCAGAGAAGTACAAGTCTGAGGACGAGGAGCACAAGAAGAAGGTTGAAGCCAAGAACGCTCTTGAGAACTACGCTTACAACATGAGGAATACCATCCGTGATGAGAAGATCGGTGAGAAGCTTCCAGCtgcagaaaagaagaagattgaggaCTCGATTGACGAAGCAATCCAATGGCTTGAGGGTAACCAATTGGCTGAAGCTGACGAGTTTGAAGACAAGATGAAGGAGTTCGAGAGTATCTGCAACCCAATCATTGCCAAGATGTACCAAGGAGCTGGTGGTGAAGCCGGTGGTCCAGGTCCCCATGCTATGGACGAAGATGCTCCTCCTGCTCCAGGCGGTGCTAGACCTAAGATCGAGGAGGTCGACTAATCAGTTGGATCTTGACctgtctctctctttattgTTCATGTTAGATAGTTaaagactttttctgttgagcTTTTCTGATGGATCCCATCTTGTGGTGTTTTTCGAACAGTGATCGCTGGTTTGCCCAGCTTAGTTATATTATATTGCACTTAACCCAATCCATTAGTGGTGGCTTTCCATCATATTAGGAGCAGTTTTCCAATCCCTTTTGTTTATCCATCGCTTCTTAACCGTCGGATCAATCCCAAACTTAATCTAACGGTTCATACCACATCGCCGGAACATTCTGGAAATGTCTCAATCATATAAAACCAATGCTCCGTTGCTATTCTCTtcacaaacctaaaaaaaacttttctctgCTCTCTTCTCTGCTCTAAAAAATTTTCGTCTCTTCTTCTAAagcttttttgtttcctctgttaTCGTGATAACAATGGCTGGTAAAGGAGAAGGTCCTGCGATCGGTATGTCTACTCTCTCATCTTATTATTTACTCTGCTCTTAAGAATTCTCTGGTTGTTTCGTGTTTGAGTTAAAGTGcgaatttttagggtttgtataggatgatttttagggttttgagttaAATTACTTCTTTGAGTTGTACCGTAAGCTGATTGAGAACTATTCTTGtgaatttgtttaaaagttAGGATTTTTATCTTCTCTGACCAAAGAATTTTAGTTTAATAAGTTGATGATTTGGTCTGTTcactttgattttgatttttgtgtgttcGGTCTattgatgttgttttgtttaattttgacaGATGCAAAGAGGTTAATTGGTCGTAGATTCAGTGATGCATCTGTCCAAAGCGATAGGAAGTTGTGGCCTTTCACTGTCATCACTTCAGGAACTGCTGAGAAACCAATGATCGCAGTCAACTACAAGGGTGAAGAGAAACAGTTCGCCGCTGAGGAGATCTCTTCCATGGTTCTCAGTAAGATGCGTGAGAAGTGTGAAGCTTACCTTGGCACTACTATCAAGAACGCTGTGGTCACCGTTCCTGCTTACTTCAATGTGcagacaagaagaagatcgaggACTCCATTGAGCAGGCGATCCAGTGGCTCGAGGGTAACCAGTTGGATGAAACTGACGAGTTTGAAGCAGCCCCGGCACTGACCCTCCTGCCTTAGGCGGTGCTGGACCCAAGATCGAGGAAGTCGACTAAGTTGTTTATTAGTCatttttagtgttggttttctctgttttttatctcttttatttGAGATAAGTACTCTCTGTTTGTTGTTGTCTGAATGTCTGGTGACCCTTTCTCTCTAAAACGCTTAGTGATATTGTAACTGCTTAGGAAAATTTCTCTAGTTGAACTTATTACATACCTGTATTGCTGTATCGACATGGTCCTCCTTTCCTTTCGGGTAGGTGCTGCCCAAATCCGGTTTAAACACGAACCGATTTGAATTTCGGTTTTGGCTGGACCAACTACAGTTGGGAAAAACCCTCTGCCTTGTTTATAGGTTTTTAAATGCAagatgtataaaataattaataccaaatgctaaagataaaaaaatttgataaaaggaaacaagagaaccactttggtttttttttttttcagcaaggAAATTTTCGTTTTCCTTTATGATGAGAAGATCGGTGAGAAACTTCCCGCGGcagacaagaagaagatagaggaCTCGATTGACGAAGCAATCCAATGGCTTGAGTGAGGGTAACCAATTGGCTGAAGCTGACGAGTTTGAAGACAAGATGAAGGAGTTGGAGGGTGTTTGTAATCCGATCATCGCTAAGATGTACCAAGGAGGAGCTGGTGGTGAAGCCGGTGGTCCTGGAGCTGCTGGAATGGACTACGATGAAGCTCCTCCTGCCTCAGGTGGTGCTGGCCCCAAGATCGAGGAAGTCGACTAAGTTGTCATTGTTTTGTGTTGGTTCTTTtatgatttatcttttttatttgagCCAAGTAACTAACtcaatgtttgttgtttgtctgGTAACCCTTTCTCTTTAAAATGCTTAGTGATATAACTGGTTACATACATATCTGTGTGGAATTCTTCACAGGGCTACCAAAAAATGAGATTGAGCAGTAGACAAAACGATAAAACTAGTCTTTTGTCTctataaaaatgaaatctttacatgggaaacaaaaaaaacttgtattctagtaatcaaattaaaatatatggttaaataCAACTTGCTctgaagaataaaatatatattgcaacCGAagcagaaaaaaattaaaagtgaaaaagaaaagagcacTTATGCTTCTGCTTTTGCTTATTTTTCCCATTGTACACAACAAAATGCTTctacaaacacataaaacaagGTTGCATCTTTCATCCGAGGTGGTGTGACCGTAGACAAACTCTAACCTCGTGTTCTTCCTCCACTCCTCCTCTCAGTTTTGGAACCACAATCTCTAAAACTGGTCCAGTCCCATCAAAATATGCTTCGATGTTTGCTTCTTCCGGAATCCGATTTGGCAATTGTATCTCCCTCATGAATTCACCCGGTGGACAATGCTCAGCCGTCTGATCAACCAGCTTGAAAGTCCGGTTCCGTCTCTTCACATATGAAGCCCTCGAAGTGCTCATTCCTGTGACCTTCACGATACCATTTGTGATATTGTTCCTCCATGAAACCTTCACGGTGTTCAAATCCACAAACGGTAGAGTTATTACAACCAGATAAGCTTCTTCGTCCTCGTACACCGTTTTTGCTGCTGTCACGGGTCCGCAGCTGTTCTTCATCACTCCAGTGAAGTCGTTCACCCAACTGGGCGGGTCCTTGGCATGGTGAGTCTCAATGTTGTTAACAGTCAAACAACATTCTTCTTCACTGCTTCCCGGAGATAaaaactcttttctcttcttgttgttgttgactccTCCTGCTGGAGATTGATCAGAAGAGTCCCCATTGCTACTGAAAGACGCGTTACTTGTCAAATGTAAACCCGAGCCATTGAGAATCTTCTTGGCGTTATTTGGTGCCTGTTTTGTAACATGAGGCGGTCTCTCAAGCTCAATATCCGTGTTGGGAAGATTCCTCCATGAACCGAAATCGCTAGCATCAGGAGGGATAGTGAACTTCAAATCTCTACCCGTCAGCTCCATCCatctcttcttatcttcttcactgACACACAACAAACTCGGCGAAGGCACAAACTCGATCCCATGAAGACATTGAGGATTAGAGAGTCCCCTGTAATGCTTCCTCTGCATTCGGTGAGACCGAACAAAGCCTCTCTCTGCGCTAAAGGGAAACGGACGCTCGCCCTGACGTGAATGCCCATTCATATAGCTTCTCAACTGCATTTTCCCAAGAGCATTCTCGGGTTTATCCTTAAAAGCCCACATATACATGTTCTCCATATCATGCTGAACAAGAAACACATCAAGCTTGAGATCAGATTTATCAAACCCAgtaaaacatcctcctcctcctccactacTAGCTTCCCTAATGACCTTAGACTTTGATTTCTCATTCAACGCAGGTCTGAAGTAGAAGCTAAAGAAAAACCAAGCTCCCCACATACTATCATTCCGTTTCAAGCATTTCTTGGCGACTTTGCTCGGAACCACATTGAGAAAAGTCTCGGTCTCGTAGACATGGGAGCTAAGACCAACATCCAAAATGTTATCACAAGAATCCAAGTTCCATGAAGGAGAGCTTCGTCCTACAGACAAAGGCAGATTGATGTCTGGTGGATTGTAAAGAGTGATTTGCCTATTACCATTGTTGTTCATCTCCAGATCAAGTTCCTCATGAGATGAACCACTAGAATCCATAGATAAGAGCGTTGAAGGATGATGGTTCTCCATTGACAAAACAGCAAGAATAGAAGAACCTTTCATttcacacacaaacaaaaaacttccACCTTCTTCACTTCTTGTCCATTCTTAAATCTATAATAAtaaagctttttcttttctttttttcaatccTCCACAAGATCTCCCAAATCCCAGATCTCCCAATTAACCCACATGTTGATTAAGATCCCAAATCTCAATTCCCaggaacccaaaaaaaaacaattaaaaaaaacctctTTTTAGTCTCAAGAAAGGAGAGAAGACTGCTAGAGAAACACAATATCCAACCCTAACCCTAGAAGTTCCCGAAATCCCCCAAAAAGCGGCGGGAAACTCCGACTCAAACCCATCCGAGAAATATACATATCGAAATTATAATCAGaaaaatctttcctttttttgctaCAAATTACATTCAAAGTATCAGAGCACCCCCAAACTTAActtttttaagaagaagaacctctAAGGAAATACCTTTTGAGATAAGCAACAATGGATGAGGTTGACTGATTCAATAGTAGACGAGACAACAAAAGCTCCCCCATTTCATTCACgacaatttttatcaaaaaatccAATCTTTACCTCAAAGATTGAACAAAACTTGTTTGTGTtctggttctttttttttgtgtgtggaaaGCTTTCTCTTTTGGAAACGGTGGGAATGAGAGGTGTTTATGTAAGAAGAAGATTGGTTAAGGGGGAAGGTTTGTGGGTGANNNNNNNNNNNNNNNNNNNNNNNNNNNNNNNNNNNNNNNNNNNNNNNNNNNNNNNNNNNNNNNNNNNNNNNNNNNNNNNNNNNNNNNNNNNNNNNNNNNNNNNNNNNNNNNNNNNNNNNNNNNNNNNNNNNNNNNNNNNNNNNNNNNNNNNNNNNNNNNNNNNNNNNNNNNNNNNNNNNNNNNNNNNNNNNNNNNNNNNNNNNNNNNNNNNNNNNNNNNNNNNNNNNNNNNNNNNNNNNNNNNNNNNNNNNNNNNNNNNNNNNNNNNNNNNNNNNNNNNNNNNNNNNNNNNNNNNNNNNNNNNNNNNNNNNNNNNNNNNNNNNNNNNNNNNNNNNNNNNNNNNNNNNNNNNNNNNNNNNNNNNNNNNNNNNNNNNNNNNNNNNNNNNNNNNNNNNNNNNNNNNNNNNNNNNNNNNNNNNNNNNNNNNNNNNNNNNNNNNNNNNNNNNNNNNNNNNNNNNNNNNNNNNNNNNNNNNNNNNNNNNNNNNNNNNNNNNNtctttttttattttctcctcttctctctttcaatttttatgCGTGCTTATCGTGGTGTTACATGTGCTTATCAACATAAACAATTTGTAATAATCAAAACCGCATCgccaatttataatttaaaataaataatttgaaaacctTGCAATAAAATTTAGGTAGCAATTATAATTATGATGATGTGACTTGTTTAATTGTGGGTCATTGAATTTTATATGTATAGTATTTGAGTTTTAAGTTAGCAATGTATTTTAGTATGACTTTTTTAAATATCGTATGGTAGAAAAGGTTTATCATCACATCGTAATCACGAAGAAGTGTATGCTTTGTAATGTATATCGTCGGGTAGCTTTGTTTGTGCTAGGGATTGTTGAAAACCAATGTTGTAGTCTAAGTGGAGACATTGTTTGGTAATTAGTTGAGTGATATGATTACGAGctataaaattgttatttaaatcaattttagtGACAAATTGCATTATTGTGCCCCCAGTGAGAGTGTAACaaactattaatatttttataatataattattttatccaCTAGAATAGGACTATGCGTCATCATCAGTGTTAGTATCCAACGGCCTAcgagtttaattaattaatcaagcTTTGTTGACTACCTAAGTgcattataaattctaaaaacaaCCGAATCAAAAGAAAGGGTTTGAGGATAACTACGAGGATAAcatatctttaattaatttttcttgaaTGCATTTTGAGTCAATTTATGAGTATCATGTAGCGTGTTGATGTATTtatacacatgtcaaaatacgAAACTATATAAGTAAATGCTACAAATTGACTATGATATGTAGGTTTTTgcagtgtatatatatatatcgatgtGTTGTTAATTGTTATGCAGATGTAAACTTATGCAATACATGTGATAATTGATACATATGTTACATACATACTAGGTGTATATATTTGTTCAAATCGTCCATCTTGAATGTTGATGAACAATTTGGCAACATATCgatttttttgcattttgactgtatttttatatttgcgCCCATTTAAATTATAAGAGTTGAGATAATGTTCCTAGTTTCCCATAAAACAGGCTACATTCgtaactcgttttttttttcatagttgACACATTGCATCTAATAAGAAATACTGGAATACAGATGTTAAAGAACAAAAGACTACTGGACTAATTAAAAATGCAAACCATAATATACggtaatataattttgtttatcgCATGTTCGGGTTCTCAAGGGACACCTTGAACATTTAGAGAATAATACTATATTAGATGTGAACggaagttgacaaaaaaattttttaaaaaaaaaatatatataatgaaaccaaaaagagtagaaagaatcaaacatgacttttaaaaactcaataatTGAGATCTGAGAGGACATCGAAGATGACCCCCAAAAGATATTGGGAGTTGCCACCTTTCATCTCCAAAAACAACGACAGATaaacaaacagcaaagaaacatttaaataaatcaCACTACTTATTAGTCTATAAGACTataatgactatatatatttaaaaagtttatctATGTGTGTGCCTGACAACACACAGTAACATCAaagtaaacaaatcaaatttgaaGATATACTGTTATAACATCTTGTGATAGTACATAGTTGTGATTAGTATTGATAGATATCATTATGATGGACTGAGATTAGTCGAGACTCCAGACCGGTATGATAGGTTTTTGTGGTCTTGACTC is drawn from Camelina sativa cultivar DH55 chromosome 8, Cs, whole genome shotgun sequence and contains these coding sequences:
- the LOC104708897 gene encoding probable mediator of RNA polymerase II transcription subunit 37c; translation: MAGKGEGPAIGIDLGTTYSCVGVWQHDRVEIIANDQGNRTTPSYVAFTDTERLIGDAAKNQVAMNPVNTVFDAKRLIGRRFSDASVQSDRKLWPFTVITSGTAEKPMIAVNYKGEEKQFAAEEISSMVLSKMREKCEAYLGTTIKNAVVTVPAYFNVQTRRRSRTPLSRRSSGSRVTSWMKLTSLKQPRH
- the LOC104708900 gene encoding uncharacterized protein LOC104708900; the encoded protein is MKGSSILAVLSMENHHPSTLLSMDSSGSSHEELDLEMNNNGNRQITLYNPPDINLPLSVGRSSPSWNLDSCDNILDVGLSSHVYETETFLNVVPSKVAKKCLKRNDSMWGAWFFFSFYFRPALNEKSKSKVIREASSGGGGGCFTGFDKSDLKLDVFLVQHDMENMYMWAFKDKPENALGKMQLRSYMNGHSRQGERPFPFSAERGFVRSHRMQRKHYRGLSNPQCLHGIEFVPSPSLLCVSEEDKKRWMELTGRDLKFTIPPDASDFGSWRNLPNTDIELERPPHVTKQAPNNAKKILNGSGLHLTSNASFSSNGDSSDQSPAGGVNNNKKRKEFLSPGSSEEECCLTVNNIETHHAKDPPSWVNDFTGVMKNSCGPVTAAKTVYEDEEAYLVVITLPFVDLNTVKVSWRNNITNGIVKVTGMSTSRASYVKRRNRTFKLVDQTAEHCPPGEFMREIQLPNRIPEEANIEAYFDGTGPVLEIVVPKLRGGVEEEHEVRVCLRSHHLG